The Raphanus sativus cultivar WK10039 chromosome 2, ASM80110v3, whole genome shotgun sequence DNA segment CAAAGAGAAGCTTCAAGctgctttctctctctctggtcCTGATTCGCTCAACCACGTTACTCTTCAGGTCTTTCTCAATCTCACTACAAAAAATTGGATTATTGTTTGGTTTAGTGGCTTGATTTGAGTTCGTTATCATTGGCCTAAACCCATATACTCAACAAAGCACTAGGGCCAATGTTGAaattgatgttattttttttcatttgaacaTTGTTAGGTAAGAGATATCACTACGAATCCTGAGTGGGAAATGGCTTATCAGTATGAGATACCAGTCCTGGCCAAAGAGAATGCTGACGGCAAagaggtgtgtgtgtgtgttacaTTTCAAGCCTTCTTTGTTATgttgatttcttttctttctttttttttttctcttgcaaGATTGATTCATTACAAATTATTTCTTCATGGTAGGAGATTTTGCCAAGGTTGTCTCCACGTTTAAGTGTGGAAATTATACATAAGAAGATACTTGCTGCTTTTAGTTGATCAATTTACGTGCACGACTATGGAAACAAAGATATGAAAACCTGTGTAAGGTGTGTACTCTTTTACATCTGTATTTTCGCTGCATTCTGCTTTTCCTTTTTGCATGTAATCTGTGGATATGTTTTTGCTCGCTGATACTGATTTGATCCCTTACCATGTATATGCAAATGGTACATTATGTGGTCTTTTGACTGACCCATTAATTTGAATAACAAGACTGATTTTCTAAAGTTTTCTCCACAGGTTACTGTACCTTTCGCTGTATTGTCATTGTTTTTAgcttttggttttgattttcaaaTGCTATTTTGAGTATTCTCTTGAATTTGAACATCTGAGTATTTCTTTCACGGAACTGCCAGTTCTTGAACAATAgttattggatttttttttatctttccgCATTATCTACCTTCGAGTATAGATTGCGATTTGTCATAAGACATTTATTTTCCATAACTCTCATCACTGACCATGACGTTTTTTTCAATGGCACTCCCCATATAGGTGCTGCGATGCAACTTCTCGGTAACATCTTGGAACACATCATTCTATTTCTCTTTGTCAAAAACTGAAAGCAAGTTTGCTCATGTAAGCATTCATTATCTTCGATTACAATATTTGCTAGTTGTGTAATCTTCTATGCCTGGCGATCAAACACATtactatattaaaaaatcaagCATACGCTTTTCTAATGATGACTGAAACACttgttaaactttttttatatatattttcaatcatcTAGAGATCACAAAGATCTCTCTGCGTACAAACCAAAAAGCAATGACACTAGTCGCTCTCTCAAATGGTCCCATTCTTAATATCAATCAGTAGATGCATTTTTGGGCGAATTATTGAATTGGGAGCCACAGGGTTATGGTTTAGTGGAAAGAATCAGTCTTCGATCCAATACTCATCACGTAGTAAGTGCAAAATCTAATATGCgcttgaaataaaatatatattttttttttttggctcaacaaaatatattttgtttagttgAACCAAAAGGTTGATGATGGTGTCTTACCCTGAATTATCCACTATTTTCTTACCTTTGATAGGGTGAGTGATAAAAGCAATTAGCTAGCTTTTGGGAAAATCCTTGTGTACTTTTCTTGGCACAATTGATATGCGGTTTCTCATCATTTGATTGCATATACCTCTAATTATATTGCATAcgattgtattttttttttgtcattggCAATAACCCCTGTTCGAAACTACGCTAGGCGTTAGTCGGACGGCGAGTCCGGGCCTAGCGAGTTACCGGAAAATCGGGGAGTACTCGGAGATTACGCGGGGCCTAATTTTAAATacagtttaatatatttataatatgtttagttaattttaaacatGATGACACAAATTCTTATAcataattataactttttagataattttttgaaacgATCTCCTTTAAATTTATCGAACATTTAGATTTGGGCGTGTTTGATATGAGAAAATCCCTAATgtagtatatatgtgtttgttttgggttagataactaattgtaactatttagtaatcaataaatatataaatctgtcgataatgagtaaaaataattaatcgtatttcagcttaaaaaaaaaaacttagacgGTCAACGCGGGATTAGACGGCCAACGCGGAAATTAGGCGGTCAAACGCGGGTCAACATCTAGATTCACCGATTTGGCTCAACTCGCCGCAGTCATCCACCGAATAGCGCCAAAGCGACTGTGTAGACGGCTAAGCGGCCGTGTTTTTGAACAGGGCCAATAACTATAGTGCATAcgattctattttttttttgtcgttaGCCTCATAAGTTCAGGTTAACTTCAAAGACCTATTTCTGATCAtttgaaacttttaataaaaattcgaTAATTTTTATGATCACTGTGAATAATATTTgacttttgatttttaaaaaaaaaaattttagcaCTCAAAAGTTCAAAACGGTTGTTTGTGCACCGTCCTAATAAATTGTCGATGTGGATGCCTAACATGTTCGAACTTTGAAGACTATTTGTTTCCTAGACTAGATTACAATATAGTAACACACTGTGAAGTAAGCAATGGTTGGGCAAATAGAGAAAACAAGGTTTGCAATTAAATGAAACTAGCTGGCCGgtccgcaccctgtgcgggcatTGTACAAATTCAAATTATGGACTGAATAGTACAAAGTTTTAGAAGTAACGGATTTTATATCATAAGATAACCGTCTTTGGGATAAAGCATCagacacaagaaaaaaataaataacaattaagTATCCTGCCTacggaatattttgaaaaacttgtttgtagacaacattcaatgtttttgtctccggcttcctttctttaccagttattaggatttttaattCAGATCTCGATTTAACTCTTGAAAGTGCAACGTAGAACTGACCATGAGAGAACACTGGCCTAGGcagaaacattattaatatctaatcaaatgttttatgtattattaaaattaaatttgttcttcatatgttttatgtattattcataaaaatatgtattattcaaatacgattcatatgtttaatgtattattaaaactaaatttgttcttcattcaGTCTTTGTGGTTCAAAAATATAAGCcttttagacattacttaattcaatctactttgatgtttaaattattatcatatactttgaaatatgaaataaataaatcacgcatgtgcgggcatcgatatgatttatatattgcatgtatagctattattattagtgcataagtagattgtaattatattttactctcgttgtatcttcgtattttactaatttaggtttctccacatataagtctctctccctctctctctctctctctctcatcataaatcttttaattttttcaaaaagataaaaaggtaattacgatcatatcgtgtgtgcgggcattcatatgattcatatattacccgtctagctattagtataaatatataagtagattataattctttctcaatctctatgtatcattatgtctaattcatatactacatgttacattattattataagtgcataagtggatcgtagttatctttctctctctctctctctctctctctctctctctctctctctctctctctctctctctctctcccccccttcatcgtaaaccatttttttttgaaaagtataaaaatgtaaacattcttttaattcaccgattatattttaactaccacaattttgatttatatgggaatgtttcctagtttaatattttatcatgaatttttcttgggtgaattaataaataatcatagtttgcctaatgtacaactttttttaaagataataaataaaataataataatttgtgttaagttttaaaataaatgaaaatattagcagctaccaaaaaaatgatttttttaacaatttaaaagtgtcacaaaagagtaaatcataaacactaaacaatataccctaaatccttggacaaatcttaaacccttggataaaaatccaaacactaaaccctaaattcttggatatactctaaacccttgggtaaatcctaaacactaaactataaatttttggATATATCCAAAAcactaatctctctctctctctctctctctccccctcatcgtaaacctttttttttgaaaaatataaaaatgtaaacattcttttaattcactgattatcttttaacccttgggtaaaaatccaaacactaaaccctaaattcttggatataccctaaaccattgggtagatcctaaacactaaactgtaaatctttgggtatacccaaaacactaaatctctctcactctcatcgtaaaccttttttttgaaaaatataaaaatgtaaacattcttttaattcaccgattatctgTAATCTAGGTAATCTTTGATACACGtatcttgggtgaattaccaattaatcatagtttgccaattaatgtacaattttttttaaagataataaataaaataataataatttgtgttaagttttttaaaataaaagaaaaatattagtagctcccaaaagatgaattttttttaacaattttaaaaccgccacaaaagagtaaatcataaacactaaacactataccctaaacccttggacaaagcttaaaccattgggtaaaaatccaaaaactaaactctaaattcttggatataccctaaacccttggataaatcctaagcactaaactgtaaacccttggatatacccaatatacaaaatatctctctctctctctctatgtctctctctctctctctctctctctctctctctctctctctctctccttctctctctctccttctttcttcccctcatcgtaaacctttttttttgaaaaatataaaaatgtaattcttTTAATTCGCTGATTATCTTctactaccacaattttgatctatatgggaatgtttcctagtttaatattttaccatgaatttttcttgggtgaattacgaactaatcatagtttgccaattaatgtacagctttttttaagataataaataaaataataataatttgtgttgagtttttaaaataaatgaaaatattagtagctgccaaaagatgaatttttttaaaaaaaatttaaaccgtcacaaaagataaatcataaacactaaacactataccctaaacccttggacaaagcttaaacccttgggtaaaaatccaaacactaaactctaaattcttggatataccctaaaccctttgataaatcttaaatactaaactgtaaatcctttGGTATACtcaaacactaaatctctctctctctctctctctctctctctctctctctctctctctctctcctctctctctctctctctctctctctctctctctctctctctctctctctcttcccccccctcatcgtaaaccttcttttttgaaaaaaaataaaaatgtaaacattcttttaattcaccgattatcttttaactaccacaaatttgatttatatgggaatgtttcctagtttaatattttattatgaattttcttgggtgaattactaactaatcatagtttgccaattaatgtacatctttttttaaagataataaataaaataataataatttctgttaagttttttaaaataaatgaaaaatattactatCTGCCTAAAGATGaatttttataacaattttaaacCGTCataaaagagtaaatcataaacattaaaactataccctaaacccttggacaaagcttaaacccttgggtaaaaatccaaacagtaaaccttaaattcttgcatataccctaaacccttgggtaaatccgaaacactaaactgtaaatccttgagtatacccaaaacactaaatctctctctccccctcatcgtaaacctttttttttaaatataaaaatataaacattcttttaattcaccgattatcttttaactaccacaattttgatttatatatgaatgtttcctagtttaatattttatcatgaatatttcttgggtgaattaccaactaatcatagtttgccaaataatgtacaacttttttaaagataataaataaaataataataatttgtgatgagtttttaaataaatgaaaaatattagtaggtGCCACACAgatgaattttttaacaattttaaaaccatcacaaaagagtaaatcataaacactaaacactataccctaaacccttggataaagcttaaacccttgggtaaaaactaacactaaactctaaattcttggatataccataaaccattggataaatcctaaacactaaactgtaaaccttgAGTATACCCAAAATCTTCGAATCAGCTCAGACCAAGTCGATATCAGTCCATTATTAGAAGCACACTTGATCCAACTCTtaagtaataaaaaatctaatctctctctctctcactctctctctctctctctctctctctctctctcaataaaataacacaaaatcgttaaaataatattttttattgtgaacatatacataaactacattcattaaatttttaatttcactcaaaccaaagatatataaaccaattttGTTCTTCAATATCTAATTTCTCTCCACTCTCCTCTCCCCCTCCCCCCCTCCCCCCCAAGTCAAAAATGTTGacatatttagaaaaaaaaacaaatttagagaaaatttataaatatgatgCTTTAAAAATGCCACAAAATCATCAGAGAAATATTTTTCCTTTATCACATAATATACTCAAAACTATGCTCAATTAGTTAAAGATctgaaaactaaatttgttttcaATGTCTCTCGCATGAGGATGGTCGCATCATGTTTgcagttttttttataagagtCCATTGAGCTCGGATCATAAATatcttttcataattatatCACTATTTTCCTCCTATCAAATTTTAAGCTTTCAATTTTCTTAATAAAGATCCATTTTCTCCGTCACCCATATCAAAATCTGAGATCATTCAAGGAgctgtaaaaattaattttgtaaaaaaatatgatattaaattaaaaattaattttcacacTCAGCCTCATCTATTTCTACTAAGAGTTCATCGAGCCTAGGATCATCAATGTCTCTTAACATTGATATCACTATTTTctatatcaaatttaaaacttaaattttaatatataaagatcaGTTTTCTCTGTTGATCTCCAgtttaaattctaaaataattcaaagctataaacatttattttctcTAGAAAAATTgaagttaaattaaaattaatttccaCACTCAGCCTCATCTATTTTACTAAACGTTTGAAGGGCCATAGATACAAAGTGAATGTTATCATATTAATGACGCCAAgataatattcatataataaatattgatatcttttaaggaaagattttatattttattgtcaTAAATTGATATACATATAAGATGATTTtaacttgcgcaagtaattaATATTAGGaaggtaagttaataaaaacaaaactaccTAATATGTTCTCATATTAACTTGTGCAATAAGCAATGTAATCAATATGATATTAAGAGTGTATGGTTACCGTatttgtaataaggaaactTATCACGTTTCTTTGATTCAGGcaattaattaatattcatgTGCAAGTAAACATAATAAGGTAATTATTAGGAACTCTTGGCAACATCTTTTCTGTCGTAAGAAGCTAGAACCGGTCTGATATCAGCTGGATTGTTACGTGCAACATCTTCAGACCACAccttaaaaaaaagagatcagCCAACCGaccaaattaataaattaagaaaacagAAAGCAAGACTGGAATTGAACGATCCAGAAATCAAAATGTTATTGTAActtttaaattactaaaagtCAATTACGTCAATAAAATTTGATGTCAGAAAGgaattttattcattatttttttatattgaaaatacaaatgtaaaggagaaaaaaaaacactaaaggATATACAGAGAAGTctcaaacaacaaaaaaatgaactgaaagaaagaaaaaagactgTAAACAGCCATGAAAATTCTTCACTCTTATATTCTGG contains these protein-coding regions:
- the LOC108839666 gene encoding uncharacterized protein LOC108839666, which gives rise to MAAAITANWAFVAARRGRRQWGTIPLSCSSGPNTRKLVLYSKPGCCLCDGLKEKLQAAFSLSGPDSLNHVTLQVRDITTNPEWEMAYQYEIPVLAKENADGKEEILPRLSPRLSVEIIHKKILAAFS